One window of the Lytechinus variegatus isolate NC3 chromosome 3, Lvar_3.0, whole genome shotgun sequence genome contains the following:
- the LOC121410183 gene encoding atrial natriuretic peptide receptor 1-like yields the protein MYRVCTILQDQKNSGTTLPVIFLSPYISKLLNMAGMHIMQLWRICFRSGLIILLHSVSFMECRELETGEDINLSVMLPAYPLPDIKGDYPWLKKGRLFPYHLQMVVPAMRIAVEKVKERQLIPNHNITLHVNDTHCSINTAQLVSADIFIEHRVMGFFGPVCEYPAGPVGRFSAHWNVPQLTAGAQASGYSGPPYDKTLTNIMPPHSKMGDFVGQIFQKYKWTRAVFLYHDGNNFIRDMMFMAGSVFGVVSRGFNMNVTNQDFDEFVDNLDYADLLQRTVTRYARAIHKS from the exons ATGTACAGAGTTTGTACAATCTTGCAAGACCAGAAGAACAGTGGAACAACTCTGCCTGTTATCTTTCTTTCGCCTTATATTAGTAAACTTTTGAACATGGCGGGAATGCACATCATGCAGCTGTGGAGAATATGTTTTCGAAGTGGTTTGATAATACTGTTACATTCTGTGAGTTTCATGGAATGTAGGGAACTTGAGACAGGTGAGGATATCAATTTATCTGTTATGCTCCCTGCATACCCATTACCAGATATTAAGGGTGATTATCCTTGGCTTAAGAAAGGGCGTCTTTTTCCGTATCACCTTCAAATGGTCGTCCCTGCTATGAGAATTGCGGTCGAGAAAGTCAAGGAAAGACAACTTATACCAAATCATAATATTACTCTCCATGTTAATGATACACATTGCTCCATAAACACTGCCCAGCTTGTATCTGCTGACATTTTCATCGAACATCGTGTAATGGGCTTCTTCGGTCCCGTTTGTGAATATCCAGCCGGTCCCGTAGGACGTTTTTCTGCCCATTGGAACGTTCCCCAATTGACAGCAGGTGCCCAGGCAAGTGGGTACAGTGGCCCCCCTTACGATAAAACGCTTACTAATATTATGCCCCCTCACAGTAAAATGGGCGACTTTGTTGGGCAAATTTTCCAAAAATACAAATGGACACGAGCAGTGTTTCTATACCATGACGGGAACAATTTTATCCGTGATATGATGTTTATGGCTGGTTCTGTTTTTGGGGTGGTCAGTCGAGGATTCAATATGAATGTGACCAATcaagattttgatgaatttgtaGACAATCTGGATTATGCGGATTTACTACAGCGGACGGTAACAAGGTATGCAAGAG CAATACACAAGTCGTGA